A window from Pyrococcus yayanosii CH1 encodes these proteins:
- the mre11 gene encoding DNA double-strand break repair protein Mre11, which translates to MKFAHIADVHLGFEQYRLPFRAEEFAESFRMAIEIALRERADFILISGDLFHSSRPSPETIKQAIEILSLPKEKGIPVFAIEGNHDRTQRKVSVYNLLEDLGLLNLVGIRDEKVNGEFLRSERIGGKFLIKGIFNDIEIHGLKYMSPAWHERNRIKGIFKPRGKAILMLHQGIKEIIERMTFVPERQRNYYEIRLGDLPGGYLYYAMGHIHKNFVTSYDIGKVVYPGSLERWDFGDYEVRYAWDGKAFKPIAGTEKGFYIVEDFEPRFIKLDVRPFIDVKIKANEAVLRKELKRLAPRIPREAFVRVDVEWERPFDVAFIYETIRARHVQVRTRFGRRQERGPVKPEEYFTEAEKKIIELLGGREIEDIDAVIEILSGIVTERKESVEEEPKVERKFAPPKKKGDILAWLGGGG; encoded by the coding sequence ATGAAGTTTGCGCACATAGCTGACGTTCACCTAGGCTTCGAGCAGTATCGTTTACCCTTTAGAGCTGAGGAGTTTGCGGAGAGTTTCAGAATGGCCATTGAGATAGCCCTGAGGGAGAGAGCCGACTTCATACTGATTAGCGGTGACCTCTTCCACTCGAGCAGACCGAGTCCAGAGACAATAAAACAGGCGATAGAGATTCTGTCCCTCCCAAAGGAGAAGGGAATACCAGTGTTTGCAATAGAGGGGAACCATGACAGGACGCAAAGAAAGGTATCTGTGTACAACCTACTCGAGGACCTCGGGCTCCTAAATCTCGTCGGTATAAGGGACGAGAAAGTTAATGGCGAGTTTCTTAGGAGCGAAAGGATTGGAGGTAAGTTCTTAATTAAGGGGATCTTCAACGACATTGAGATACATGGCCTTAAATACATGAGTCCCGCCTGGCATGAGAGGAACAGAATTAAGGGAATATTCAAACCGAGAGGAAAGGCAATCCTGATGCTTCATCAGGGCATCAAGGAGATAATAGAAAGGATGACCTTCGTCCCTGAGAGGCAAAGGAATTACTACGAGATAAGGCTCGGTGACCTTCCCGGGGGTTACCTCTACTACGCGATGGGACACATACACAAGAACTTCGTTACGAGCTACGACATCGGCAAGGTGGTCTATCCAGGCTCACTCGAGAGATGGGATTTCGGAGATTACGAGGTTAGGTACGCTTGGGACGGAAAGGCTTTCAAACCGATCGCTGGAACGGAGAAGGGCTTCTACATAGTCGAGGACTTTGAGCCGAGGTTCATTAAACTCGACGTCAGGCCCTTCATAGACGTGAAGATTAAGGCAAATGAGGCCGTTCTGAGGAAAGAGCTGAAGAGGCTCGCTCCAAGGATTCCAAGGGAGGCCTTTGTGAGGGTTGACGTGGAGTGGGAGAGGCCCTTTGACGTCGCCTTCATTTATGAGACTATTAGAGCGAGGCACGTTCAGGTAAGAACTAGGTTCGGGAGGAGACAAGAAAGGGGACCAGTTAAGCCCGAAGAATACTTCACGGAGGCCGAGAAAAAGATAATCGAGCTACTCGGCGGAAGGGAAATTGAGGACATTGACGCCGTTATAGAGATCCTCTCTGGAATTGTCACCGAGAGAAAGGAGAGTGTAGAGGAAGAGCCTAAGGTTGAGAGAAAGTTCGCGCCTCCCAAAAAGAAGGGGGACATACTCGCGTGGCTCGGTGGTGGGGGATGA